From the Helicobacter sp. MIT 05-5293 genome, one window contains:
- a CDS encoding heavy metal translocating P-type ATPase has protein sequence MKEVRFCIDNMTCQACSSGIERSLKRKPYCENIEVSLINKRAKLTYDEQKASIDDIFAFIEKMGYKPYFDTDSQSLKSPTPKTSHKSFLASFNELDEKLLPPTLRLILSIIFTLFVLTLSWGEMFFHISLPHTLSYYLQLFGALVVMHMGRAFYFRGYKSLFALNPNMDTLIAVGTTSAFLYSLKGIFDTHGHFYFDSVCVIITLVSIGKTIENLCKKDAKDSASLLLEINQKSMIKLSPQDSQNSLEDLSWLDSAMQTQIIAQDVKQGDYLKVLPGEMVMVDSLIIQGRSSIEQSAISGEALPILKQAGDTLLSGSINLESPLVIKAQKNAKESTLAEILTLVQNAQDSKAPISTLADKIAGIFVPLVIGLALCAGIYWWIAQDFVFALDIFIATLVISCPCALGLATPMAILYAQAKSNKMGLFFKDAKSLEMLRKVTHIVFDKTGTLSDGLEISSIVCLDDSTNPQKLFEVAYNLESSSTHIIAHAFKNHPFAKDIDAKPVEEFQNIVGYGIHGVIDGTKYIMGNAEILPPLLQSQIPTNTDETGKMNIYIATESTLLGIFHLVDYIKPNVATTLQTLQSQGIGISIISGDNATNTQKIARKLNIDHFIANAKPQDKMQALEDLKKQGHYVLMVGDGINDAPALAKADISMAFVTNNDIAHHSADIIIYNNDIKVIYNAYRLSQATIKNIKGNLFWAFGYNIVFIPIAMGALNTWGIKLEPMFCALAMSFSSISVLLNASRLKKFKIL, from the coding sequence ATGAAAGAAGTAAGATTCTGTATTGACAATATGACTTGTCAAGCATGTTCAAGCGGGATTGAGAGAAGCCTTAAGCGTAAGCCTTATTGTGAAAACATTGAAGTAAGCCTTATTAACAAGCGCGCTAAACTCACTTATGATGAGCAAAAAGCCTCTATTGATGATATTTTTGCTTTCATTGAAAAAATGGGGTATAAACCTTATTTTGACACAGATTCACAATCCCTAAAATCTCCCACGCCAAAAACATCTCATAAATCTTTTCTTGCCTCTTTCAATGAACTTGATGAAAAGCTCTTGCCACCGACTTTAAGACTTATCTTAAGCATTATTTTTACCCTTTTTGTTTTGACACTTTCGTGGGGGGAAATGTTTTTTCACATTTCGCTTCCACATACCTTAAGCTATTATTTACAACTTTTTGGCGCGCTTGTCGTGATGCACATGGGACGCGCATTTTACTTTCGAGGATACAAATCCCTATTCGCGCTTAATCCCAATATGGATACACTTATTGCTGTAGGCACAACAAGTGCCTTTTTGTATAGCCTTAAGGGTATCTTTGATACTCACGGACATTTTTATTTTGACAGCGTTTGTGTCATCATTACTCTTGTAAGTATTGGTAAAACGATTGAGAATCTCTGCAAAAAAGACGCAAAAGATAGTGCCTCACTGCTTTTAGAAATCAACCAAAAGAGTATGATTAAACTCTCTCCTCAAGATTCACAAAACTCTTTGGAAGATTTGTCATGGTTAGATTCTGCAATGCAAACACAAATCATCGCTCAAGATGTAAAACAAGGAGATTACTTAAAAGTTTTGCCCGGAGAAATGGTTATGGTCGATTCTCTTATCATTCAAGGGCGAAGCAGTATTGAGCAATCTGCTATCAGCGGCGAAGCACTGCCGATTCTCAAACAAGCAGGTGATACTCTACTTTCTGGGAGTATCAATCTTGAAAGCCCACTTGTCATTAAAGCACAAAAAAATGCAAAAGAATCTACTCTAGCAGAGATTCTCACGCTTGTACAAAATGCACAAGATTCTAAAGCCCCTATCAGCACTTTAGCCGATAAAATTGCAGGGATTTTTGTGCCTTTAGTCATAGGATTAGCCTTGTGCGCGGGAATCTATTGGTGGATAGCACAAGACTTTGTTTTTGCACTTGATATTTTTATCGCGACACTCGTCATTTCTTGCCCTTGCGCCTTAGGGCTTGCTACCCCTATGGCAATTCTCTATGCCCAAGCCAAATCTAACAAAATGGGATTGTTCTTCAAAGATGCCAAATCATTAGAAATGCTACGAAAAGTAACGCATATTGTTTTTGATAAAACCGGCACATTAAGCGATGGCTTAGAAATCTCCTCTATTGTATGTCTTGATGATTCTACAAATCCCCAAAAACTCTTTGAAGTCGCCTATAATTTAGAATCTTCAAGCACGCACATCATCGCTCATGCCTTTAAAAACCACCCTTTTGCTAAAGATATAGATGCTAAACCTGTTGAAGAATTTCAAAATATCGTAGGGTATGGTATCCATGGGGTTATTGATGGCACAAAATATATTATGGGAAATGCGGAGATACTGCCGCCATTACTGCAATCTCAAATCCCTACAAATACCGATGAAACAGGCAAAATGAATATCTATATTGCGACAGAATCTACACTTTTAGGCATTTTTCATCTCGTTGATTATATTAAACCTAATGTTGCTACCACGCTTCAAACTCTGCAATCTCAAGGCATAGGTATCAGTATCATCAGTGGAGATAATGCAACCAACACACAAAAAATCGCCCGAAAGCTCAACATTGATCATTTTATCGCCAATGCCAAACCACAAGACAAAATGCAAGCTTTAGAAGATCTCAAAAAGCAAGGACATTATGTCTTAATGGTCGGTGATGGTATCAATGATGCCCCTGCTCTCGCTAAAGCAGACATTAGTATGGCTTTTGTTACCAACAATGATATTGCACACCATAGTGCGGATATTATTATCTACAACAACGATATTAAGGTGATTTATAACGCGTATCGATTAAGCCAAGCGACAATTAAAAATATTAAAGGGAATTTATTTTGGGCATTTGGGTATAATATCGTTTTTATTCCTATTGCAATGGGCGCACTCAACACATGGGGGATCAAACTCGAACCGATGTTTTGCGCATTAGCAATGAGCTTTAGTAGTATCAGTGTATTACTTAATGCTTCAAGGCTAAAAAAATTTAAGATTCTATAA
- a CDS encoding beta-ketoacyl-ACP synthase III, which yields MHHTYASLKSIAAYIPPHCVSNTDFEKIIDTSDEWITERTGIKTRYFADASQTTSDLAYEAGKVAIQRAGLTPQDIDIVIVSTLSGDYLSMPSTACLTSFKLGIENKPAFDISAACSGFIYLLGLAKSFIESKTYKNILIIGAERISSILDFTDRNTCVLFGDGAGACVIGATNDPKEAILEVDICANGRYENLLYTPRQCTTFPQLTPKPPKRESVVHMEGKEIFKLAVKTLTQNVNEILAKHQLSAQDVNFFVPHQANLRIINAVGKQLNFTPEQIVLTVQKYSNTSAASIPMAINDIYENSRLKYGDLMLLDAFGGGLTWGSALVRFALKN from the coding sequence TTGCACCACACTTACGCTTCACTCAAATCCATTGCCGCTTATATTCCACCACATTGTGTCAGTAATACAGATTTTGAAAAAATAATAGATACGAGTGATGAATGGATCACCGAACGCACAGGGATTAAAACGCGTTATTTTGCTGATGCTTCACAAACGACAAGTGATCTAGCCTATGAAGCAGGTAAAGTTGCTATCCAAAGAGCAGGTTTAACTCCACAAGATATTGATATTGTGATTGTATCAACACTTAGCGGGGACTATTTATCAATGCCAAGCACCGCTTGTCTGACATCATTTAAATTAGGTATCGAAAATAAACCTGCATTTGACATATCCGCTGCCTGCAGTGGATTCATCTATCTTCTTGGATTAGCAAAATCTTTTATCGAATCAAAAACTTACAAAAATATTCTTATTATCGGGGCAGAGCGTATTAGCTCGATTCTTGATTTTACTGATAGAAATACTTGTGTGCTTTTTGGCGATGGTGCAGGAGCTTGTGTGATTGGAGCGACAAATGACCCCAAAGAAGCCATATTAGAAGTCGATATTTGCGCAAATGGACGCTATGAAAATCTCCTCTATACGCCCAGACAATGCACCACATTTCCTCAACTCACACCAAAGCCTCCTAAGAGAGAATCTGTCGTGCATATGGAAGGAAAAGAGATATTCAAGCTTGCTGTAAAAACACTCACACAAAATGTGAATGAGATTCTTGCTAAACATCAATTATCCGCTCAAGATGTTAATTTTTTCGTCCCTCATCAAGCAAATTTACGCATTATCAACGCCGTAGGGAAACAGCTCAATTTTACACCCGAGCAAATCGTGCTCACAGTGCAAAAATACAGCAATACATCTGCTGCTTCTATCCCTATGGCAATCAATGACATTTATGAAAACTCTCGCCTCAAATACGGAGACTTAATGCTTCTTGATGCCTTTGGAGGAGGACTTACTTGGGGTTCAGCACTCGTGCGATTCGCACTCAAAAACTGA
- the plsX gene encoding phosphate acyltransferase PlsX — MLKIAIDVMGADHGVAPIIEGALLALKSENFKAVIVGDEAQIAPLIPAAYQKQVEIVHCTDYIRMEESPSVTAKRTESSIYKATELLKEGVVDALVSPGHSGATMSLATLKIGRIKGVSRPAICTTMPNVSDKPSMILDAGANTDCKPEYLVDFAIMGYEYAKNVIGLENPRVGLLSNGEEDNKGNELTKATFKLLKDFPFFKGNVEGRDIFNGSVDVIVCDGFSGNLVLKASEGVASAISTIMKKEIKSCLCSMFGALFLKKVFKKLKKKVDHSEYGGAPLLGVQKVVIISHGSSNARAIECAIYQAINAINSQICAKLTQAFAQKTNTAS, encoded by the coding sequence ATGCTAAAGATTGCTATTGATGTTATGGGTGCAGACCATGGGGTCGCTCCTATCATAGAGGGAGCATTACTTGCACTCAAATCTGAAAATTTTAAGGCTGTCATTGTCGGCGATGAAGCACAGATTGCTCCTCTTATTCCTGCAGCATATCAAAAACAAGTAGAAATCGTGCATTGCACAGATTATATTCGTATGGAAGAATCTCCCTCTGTTACAGCCAAACGCACAGAATCTTCTATCTACAAAGCGACTGAATTACTCAAAGAAGGGGTGGTTGATGCGCTTGTTTCACCCGGTCATAGTGGTGCAACGATGAGTCTTGCGACACTCAAAATAGGACGTATCAAGGGTGTATCTCGCCCGGCTATCTGCACTACGATGCCTAATGTTTCCGATAAACCCAGTATGATTCTTGATGCAGGAGCAAATACAGATTGCAAACCCGAATATCTTGTAGATTTTGCAATTATGGGCTATGAATATGCAAAAAATGTTATCGGTCTTGAGAATCCTCGTGTAGGGCTTTTAAGCAATGGTGAAGAAGACAATAAGGGTAATGAACTCACTAAAGCTACATTTAAACTGCTTAAAGATTTTCCTTTCTTTAAAGGCAATGTAGAAGGAAGAGATATTTTTAATGGAAGTGTTGATGTCATTGTCTGTGATGGATTCAGTGGAAATCTCGTCCTTAAAGCTAGTGAAGGTGTTGCGAGTGCTATTTCAACAATTATGAAAAAAGAGATTAAGTCTTGTCTTTGCTCAATGTTTGGGGCATTATTCTTGAAAAAAGTCTTTAAAAAGCTCAAAAAGAAGGTAGATCATAGCGAATACGGTGGCGCACCTCTACTTGGTGTGCAAAAAGTAGTTATTATTAGTCATGGTAGCTCAAATGCAAGAGCCATTGAATGTGCTATATATCAGGCTATCAATGCTATCAACTCTCAAATTTGTGCAAAACTTACACAAGCCTTTGCACAAAAAACTAATACAGCAAGTTAA
- the rpmF gene encoding 50S ribosomal protein L32 — MAVPKRRVSKTRAAKRRSHYKVALAKPIKDKDGSWKMPHHINKFTGTYK; from the coding sequence ATGGCAGTCCCAAAAAGACGCGTGAGCAAAACAAGAGCAGCAAAGAGACGTTCTCATTATAAAGTGGCATTGGCTAAGCCTATTAAAGACAAAGATGGCAGTTGGAAAATGCCTCATCATATCAATAAATTTACAGGCACTTACAAATAA
- the ndk gene encoding nucleoside-diphosphate kinase: MEQTLSIIKPDAVKKGVIGKIIDRFESNQLRIAAIKKLQLTQSDAQAFYAIHKDRPFFNDLVQFMISGPVVVMVLEGENAVAKNRDLMGATNPKEAKAGTIRADFADSIDANAVHGSDSLENAKNEIAFFFGKREIC; encoded by the coding sequence ATGGAACAAACACTTTCAATTATTAAACCCGATGCTGTTAAAAAGGGAGTTATTGGCAAGATTATTGACCGATTTGAGAGCAATCAACTCCGTATAGCAGCTATCAAAAAACTTCAGCTTACACAAAGTGATGCACAGGCTTTTTATGCGATTCATAAAGATCGACCTTTCTTTAACGATCTTGTTCAGTTTATGATTAGCGGTCCTGTGGTTGTAATGGTATTAGAGGGAGAAAATGCTGTAGCAAAAAATCGTGATCTTATGGGAGCGACCAATCCCAAAGAAGCAAAAGCTGGCACAATTCGAGCAGATTTTGCTGATAGTATTGATGCTAACGCTGTGCATGGAAGCGATAGTCTTGAAAATGCAAAAAATGAAATTGCATTTTTCTTTGGAAAGCGGGAGATTTGCTAA
- a CDS encoding DNA ligase — translation MTLKKLFAALVFICPLLLWGAFYAPLLLSEFEWEKSSKVWLVSEKLDGVRGIWDGEKMYFRSGKEMRLPPSFTKDFPPFALDGEIYSPHKNFSQILSILKNQERFDEIMQLQYFVFDVPFAKGGLQERLESLKNYLAHTPQDFIVIIPQESLSSEDSIKQKLQQITRNGGEGIVLRNPHTPYESGRSKNAFKLKIAQDAECTIKDYTQGKGRYEGMIGALICQYEDKTFKIGSGLNLAQRQNPPPIGSLITFKYYGLTHKGIPRFPIFWRVKESE, via the coding sequence ATGACTTTGAAAAAACTTTTTGCCGCACTTGTTTTTATTTGCCCACTTCTGCTTTGGGGTGCATTTTACGCGCCCTTGCTTTTAAGCGAATTTGAATGGGAGAAAAGCTCGAAAGTTTGGCTTGTGAGTGAGAAACTTGATGGAGTGCGTGGCATTTGGGACGGCGAGAAAATGTATTTTCGTAGCGGAAAAGAGATGAGACTGCCCCCTAGCTTTACAAAAGATTTTCCGCCCTTTGCACTTGATGGCGAGATATACAGCCCTCACAAAAACTTTTCACAGATTCTATCAATCCTCAAAAATCAAGAGCGATTTGATGAAATTATGCAGCTGCAATATTTTGTCTTTGATGTGCCGTTTGCAAAAGGTGGTTTGCAAGAACGACTAGAATCCTTAAAAAATTACCTTGCACACACGCCACAGGATTTTATTGTGATTATCCCTCAAGAATCTTTGTCTTCCGAAGATTCTATCAAACAAAAATTACAGCAAATCACCCGCAATGGCGGTGAAGGCATCGTGCTAAGGAATCCTCATACTCCATACGAATCAGGGAGAAGCAAGAATGCGTTTAAACTCAAAATCGCTCAAGATGCAGAATGCACTATCAAAGACTATACTCAAGGCAAAGGACGATACGAAGGAATGATAGGGGCATTAATTTGTCAATATGAGGACAAAACTTTCAAAATAGGTAGCGGTCTTAATCTCGCCCAACGTCAGAATCCTCCACCTATTGGCAGTCTCATCACTTTTAAATATTATGGATTGACACACAAAGGTATTCCGCGTTTTCCTATTTTTTGGCGTGTCAAAGAAAGTGAATAA
- the serB gene encoding phosphoserine phosphatase SerB, with protein sequence MKLVVFDFDSTLMNGETIDILAQEYGVSEQVSAITHRAMNGELDFYESLKERVSLLKGFNLQKAQTICENLPLMNGARVCVQSLKTYGYKVVCFSGGFKFATQHFRKVLGLDADFSNILHHKNGVLSGEVGGEMMFSDSKGSMLCTLQNLLCITPQDTIVVGDGANDLSMFAHAHTRIAFCAKQILKENANIIIENKDLREVIKALGLKLQE encoded by the coding sequence ATGAAACTTGTCGTTTTTGACTTTGATTCGACTTTAATGAATGGCGAGACAATCGACATTTTGGCACAAGAATATGGTGTGAGTGAGCAAGTCAGTGCTATCACGCATCGTGCGATGAATGGTGAGCTTGATTTTTACGAAAGTCTCAAGGAACGCGTGAGCCTACTCAAAGGCTTTAATCTTCAAAAAGCACAAACGATTTGTGAGAATCTCCCTCTAATGAATGGTGCGCGTGTTTGTGTGCAATCACTCAAAACCTATGGCTATAAAGTCGTATGCTTTAGCGGTGGATTCAAATTTGCCACACAACATTTTCGTAAAGTGCTCGGGCTTGATGCAGATTTTTCTAATATCTTGCATCATAAAAATGGTGTTTTAAGCGGCGAAGTCGGAGGGGAAATGATGTTTAGTGATTCTAAAGGATCAATGCTTTGCACTTTACAGAATCTCCTTTGCATCACACCACAAGATACAATCGTTGTCGGCGATGGTGCAAATGATCTTAGTATGTTTGCACATGCCCATACACGCATTGCCTTTTGTGCTAAGCAGATTCTCAAAGAAAACGCTAATATCATTATTGAAAACAAGGATTTGCGCGAAGTCATCAAAGCATTGGGGCTTAAGCTTCAAGAATAA
- a CDS encoding methylenetetrahydrofolate reductase, which yields MFGIEFLPQSLDKDINQLDAMIKGAKQYLNQEVDFVLIPANPRKCASVDSLLAASLLRQKIKDYVFVPTLSGSGCESQSGKMRLSSQLLAVKYANFQTLALIGGENEGMSSVEMMIIAREILGEKVRIISGSGALDDAKNRHRLEQKLQAGVDMIITQPLFCAKEARTFLQIFESLKQQGGYKAQAFIGVFGVFNVHTALRINEAHLGFEIPQDYIESMDSVCGENTEERMEHRPKQRYEQLWQEMEKVAQEYGAFLYLSTPKHNDLRAYGICEG from the coding sequence ATGTTTGGAATAGAATTTTTACCACAAAGCCTTGATAAAGATATAAATCAACTTGATGCGATGATTAAGGGTGCTAAGCAGTATTTGAATCAAGAAGTAGATTTTGTGCTTATCCCTGCAAATCCCCGCAAATGTGCGAGTGTAGATTCTCTTTTGGCGGCTTCTTTATTGCGGCAAAAGATAAAGGATTATGTGTTTGTGCCTACGCTTAGTGGCAGTGGTTGTGAAAGTCAATCAGGTAAAATGCGCTTATCTTCACAACTTCTTGCTGTGAAATATGCAAATTTTCAGACATTGGCATTGATTGGCGGAGAAAATGAAGGTATGAGCAGTGTGGAAATGATGATTATAGCAAGAGAGATATTAGGAGAAAAGGTGCGCATCATAAGCGGTAGTGGGGCTTTAGATGATGCAAAAAATCGGCACAGATTGGAGCAAAAGCTTCAAGCAGGAGTGGATATGATCATTACACAGCCTTTGTTTTGCGCCAAAGAGGCAAGGACTTTTTTGCAAATATTTGAATCTCTAAAACAGCAAGGAGGATATAAAGCACAAGCTTTTATCGGTGTGTTTGGTGTTTTTAATGTCCATACTGCATTGCGTATCAATGAGGCTCATTTGGGGTTTGAGATACCGCAGGATTATATAGAATCTATGGATTCTGTGTGTGGTGAAAATACAGAAGAAAGAATGGAACATCGCCCAAAACAACGCTATGAGCAATTGTGGCAAGAGATGGAAAAGGTCGCCCAAGAATACGGAGCTTTTCTCTATCTCTCCACGCCAAAGCATAATGATCTAAGGGCGTATGGGATATGTGAGGGCTAG
- a CDS encoding NYN domain-containing protein: MKDLQKIMLLIIDVENALKAGDIARIMLKLRDQMAIFPQEIKKIAIGRANENLQNALKQYGFDYIPNAHCGEKNSADRQIYAKVRQYIPSLDMCILVSNDSDFAPLLKMLKAHHIRVITLCVQESVCKILQTLSDVHFHIFKPKLTPLKLNSIRLKNTNALGGKK, translated from the coding sequence ATGAAAGATTTACAAAAGATAATGCTACTTATCATTGATGTCGAAAACGCACTTAAGGCAGGAGATATTGCGCGAATAATGCTTAAACTTCGCGACCAAATGGCAATATTCCCTCAAGAGATAAAAAAAATTGCTATTGGCAGGGCAAATGAGAACTTGCAAAATGCGCTCAAGCAATATGGATTTGATTATATCCCTAATGCACATTGCGGGGAGAAAAATAGCGCAGATAGGCAAATCTATGCCAAAGTGCGTCAATATATACCGAGCCTTGATATGTGTATTTTGGTGAGCAATGATAGTGATTTTGCTCCATTATTAAAAATGCTCAAAGCTCATCATATACGCGTTATTACCCTTTGTGTGCAAGAGAGTGTATGTAAGATTTTGCAAACATTAAGTGATGTGCATTTTCATATATTTAAGCCTAAACTCACACCCCTAAAGCTTAATTCCATAAGGCTTAAAAACACAAATGCTTTAGGGGGTAAAAAATGA